In Sphingomonas panacisoli, one genomic interval encodes:
- a CDS encoding sigma-54 interaction domain-containing protein: MRSIYPSAALVRQKYALVSSLKAQGLSVAEDSARPTANDTFLVMDGETAPIAARTLVIADEGRGFTRGGDGQPARIAFGATDAAIGNAFTYAHVAGPEAATAADPESLALFALAERVAGADITVLVNGPTGTGKEVLARTIHRASPRADKPFIAINCAALPETMLEAMLFGHQKGAFTGASSGGEGFFRAADGGTLLLDEIAEMPLGLQAKLLRVLQEREVIPIGATQAIPVDVRIIACANRDLAEEVAAGRFRADLYYRLSVFPLTTRPLAERPQDIPALTAAMILRHAGTRSVVPWPDASAVEMLMTHDWPGNVRELENVIQRAMLFAAGDTISASHIIFDRRPTPQADAVPARAAANGDTLANVVQFSEFHAIRETLAACGGSRIETARRLGISERTLRYRLAKAREQGEDITRGTRMSA; the protein is encoded by the coding sequence ATGCGTTCGATCTATCCGTCAGCCGCACTCGTCAGGCAGAAATACGCGCTCGTCTCGTCGCTCAAGGCCCAAGGCCTGAGCGTCGCCGAGGACAGCGCACGCCCGACCGCGAACGACACCTTCCTGGTCATGGACGGCGAAACCGCGCCGATCGCCGCGCGCACGTTGGTGATCGCCGACGAAGGCCGCGGCTTCACACGGGGCGGTGACGGACAGCCGGCGCGGATAGCGTTCGGCGCGACCGACGCCGCGATCGGCAACGCCTTCACCTACGCGCATGTCGCCGGCCCCGAAGCCGCGACCGCCGCCGACCCGGAAAGCTTGGCGCTGTTCGCGCTGGCCGAACGCGTCGCCGGCGCCGACATCACGGTGCTCGTCAACGGCCCGACCGGCACCGGCAAGGAAGTGCTCGCCCGCACCATCCACCGCGCCAGCCCGCGCGCCGACAAGCCTTTCATCGCGATCAACTGCGCGGCGCTGCCTGAGACAATGCTTGAGGCGATGCTGTTCGGCCACCAGAAGGGCGCGTTCACCGGCGCCTCGTCGGGTGGCGAAGGCTTCTTCCGCGCGGCCGACGGCGGCACGCTGCTGCTCGACGAGATCGCCGAGATGCCGCTGGGCCTCCAGGCCAAGCTGCTCCGCGTACTGCAGGAACGCGAGGTCATTCCGATCGGCGCGACCCAGGCGATACCGGTCGACGTCCGCATCATCGCTTGCGCCAACCGCGACCTGGCCGAGGAAGTCGCCGCTGGCCGCTTCCGTGCCGACCTCTATTACCGCCTGTCGGTCTTCCCGCTGACGACGCGCCCGCTCGCCGAGCGCCCGCAGGATATCCCGGCGCTGACCGCGGCGATGATCCTGCGCCATGCCGGCACGCGTTCGGTCGTGCCATGGCCCGACGCCAGCGCGGTCGAGATGCTGATGACGCACGATTGGCCGGGCAATGTCCGCGAGCTCGAGAACGTGATCCAGCGCGCGATGCTGTTCGCCGCGGGTGACACGATCTCCGCCAGCCACATCATCTTCGATCGCCGCCCGACGCCGCAGGCCGACGCCGTTCCGGCGCGTGCCGCAGCCAATGGCGACACGCTCGCGAACGTCGTCCAGTTCAGCGAATTCCACGCGATCCGCGAAACGCTCGCCGCGTGCGGCGGCAGCCGGATCGAAACCGCACGGCGGCTCGGCATTTCGGAGCGCACGCTCCGCTATCGCCTCGCCAAGGCACGCGAACAGGGTGAGGACATCACCCGCGGCACGAGGATGTCGGCATGA
- a CDS encoding GH1 family beta-glucosidase, translating to MNRRDFVRTGLATGAGLSVATTANAIAGTPIDRSFPKDFRWGCATASYQIEGAVNEDGRGASIWDTFSHTPGKVANGDTGDVACDSYHRYREDIALLKNLGVGVYRMSIAWSRIFPDGRGQPNQKGLDYYNRVIDALLAAGIQPYVTLFHWDLPQALPGGWQNRDTAHAFADYAGYMAGKLSDRVRHFITVNELRCFTDLSYQVGIHAPGLKLPPAGINQVRHHGVLAHGLGAQAVRAHAKGDTQVGIADNTSFFVPVIETSEHIAAAKKATREDNAMFLTAIMEGRYIDSYLAAAGKDAPKVQAGDMATIGTPLDFVALNIYTPTYVKADPSVPRGWTPLPHLPQSPRMASPWLYVGPEVAFWGVRLTSELWNPKSLYISENGCSADDVLDAQGRDDDADRIMYLRNYLGQFQRATAEGYPLHGYFLWSLMDNFEWADGYTKRFGIHYVDFKTQQRTPKLSAQWYKELIRRNALV from the coding sequence GTGAACCGTAGGGATTTCGTCCGCACAGGCCTGGCCACCGGGGCCGGTCTATCCGTCGCAACGACCGCCAACGCCATCGCCGGCACACCCATCGACCGCAGCTTTCCCAAGGATTTCCGCTGGGGTTGCGCGACCGCTTCCTACCAGATCGAGGGCGCGGTGAACGAAGACGGCCGCGGGGCGTCGATCTGGGACACCTTCTCGCACACGCCGGGCAAGGTTGCGAACGGCGACACCGGCGACGTCGCCTGCGACAGCTATCATCGATATCGCGAGGATATCGCGCTGCTCAAGAATCTGGGGGTCGGCGTCTATCGCATGTCGATCGCCTGGTCGCGGATCTTCCCCGACGGCCGCGGCCAGCCCAACCAGAAGGGGTTGGACTATTACAACCGCGTGATCGACGCGCTGCTCGCGGCCGGTATCCAGCCCTATGTCACGCTGTTCCACTGGGATCTGCCCCAGGCGCTGCCCGGCGGATGGCAGAACCGCGACACCGCCCATGCCTTTGCCGATTATGCCGGGTACATGGCGGGAAAGCTGTCCGACCGGGTGCGGCACTTCATCACGGTGAACGAGCTGCGCTGCTTCACCGACCTCAGCTATCAGGTCGGCATCCATGCACCGGGCCTGAAGCTGCCGCCAGCCGGGATCAACCAGGTCCGCCACCATGGCGTGCTCGCCCACGGCCTCGGCGCGCAGGCGGTGCGCGCGCATGCCAAAGGCGATACGCAGGTCGGGATCGCCGACAATACCAGCTTCTTCGTCCCGGTGATCGAGACGTCCGAGCATATCGCGGCGGCGAAGAAGGCCACGCGCGAGGACAATGCGATGTTCCTCACCGCGATCATGGAGGGCCGCTATATCGACAGCTATCTGGCCGCCGCGGGCAAGGACGCGCCGAAGGTGCAGGCGGGCGACATGGCGACGATCGGCACGCCGCTCGATTTCGTCGCGCTCAACATCTACACGCCGACTTATGTAAAGGCCGATCCGTCGGTGCCGCGCGGCTGGACGCCGTTGCCGCACCTGCCGCAATCGCCGCGCATGGCGTCGCCCTGGCTCTATGTCGGTCCTGAAGTCGCCTTTTGGGGCGTCCGCCTGACGAGCGAGCTATGGAATCCCAAGTCGCTCTACATTTCCGAAAACGGCTGTTCGGCGGACGACGTGCTCGACGCGCAGGGCCGCGACGACGATGCCGATCGCATCATGTATCTGCGCAACTATCTCGGCCAGTTCCAGCGCGCGACGGCGGAGGGTTATCCGCTCCACGGCTATTTCCTGTGGAGCCTGATGGACAATTTCGAATGGGCCGACGGCTATACCAAGCGGTTCGGCATCCATTACGTGGATTTCAAAACGCAGCAGCGCACGCCCAAGCTGAGCGCGCAGTGGTACAAGGAACTGATCCGCCGCAACGCGTTAGTGTGA
- a CDS encoding FliH/SctL family protein, which produces MGERDQALLESLVAAIADDRRVDRERLAGHLRATVMLLVTKMIGETGIDAELLTRRVASAAGMIGDDAESALLRINPDDLPLVEGKLPENIFAVADGHVQRGHFVLESSATIVEDGPDQWLEQLAQVIDRTGLPD; this is translated from the coding sequence CTGGGCGAGCGCGACCAGGCGCTGCTCGAAAGCCTCGTCGCGGCCATCGCCGACGACCGTCGCGTCGATCGTGAACGGCTCGCCGGGCATCTCCGCGCGACGGTGATGCTACTGGTGACGAAGATGATCGGTGAGACCGGGATCGATGCCGAGCTGCTGACGCGCCGCGTCGCGAGCGCCGCTGGGATGATCGGCGACGACGCCGAATCGGCCTTGCTCAGGATCAACCCCGACGACCTGCCGCTGGTCGAAGGCAAATTGCCCGAGAATATCTTCGCGGTCGCCGACGGCCACGTTCAGCGCGGTCACTTCGTGCTCGAATCGTCGGCCACGATCGTCGAGGACGGGCCGGATCAGTGGCTCGAACAGCTCGCGCAGGTGATCGACCGTACGGGCCTGCCCGACTGA
- the fliE gene encoding flagellar hook-basal body complex protein FliE, which produces MSIGGIDGAMSVDRVMALRAQILERNQALAKVNAQAGVGAPAATGPATFADSLTTALRNVNETQNQAADLSASYERGETIDIAKVMLARQQASVSFEATLQVRNKLLSAYKDIMSMPV; this is translated from the coding sequence ATGAGCATCGGGGGAATCGACGGCGCGATGAGCGTCGACCGGGTGATGGCGCTCCGCGCGCAGATCCTGGAACGCAACCAGGCATTGGCGAAGGTCAATGCGCAGGCCGGGGTGGGTGCGCCCGCCGCGACCGGACCCGCGACCTTCGCCGACTCGCTGACGACCGCCCTGCGCAACGTCAACGAGACCCAGAACCAAGCCGCCGACCTCTCCGCGTCCTACGAACGCGGCGAAACGATCGACATCGCCAAGGTGATGCTGGCTCGCCAACAGGCGTCGGTCAGCTTCGAAGCGACGTTGCAGGTCAGGAACAAACTGCTGTCCGCCTATAAGGACATCATGAGCATGCCGGTGTAA
- a CDS encoding FliI/YscN family ATPase, whose amino-acid sequence MLNRFAADYLESLGTADFAPTPKVSGRLASFDGLLMEAVGLNLSVGTVCQVGAANGAKVEAEVIGFRNGRTLLMNLGGPAALLPQSSVRPIGAPGAAEVGSALLGRVVDGAGKPIDGLGPIRGAKHWPLAGKLQGPLDRGRVLQPMDVGVRAINGLLTIGQGQRVGIMAGSGVGKSVLLGMIVRAAQADVVVIGLIGERSREVADFLETKVAGEARARSVVVAVPANHSPVLRIRGALRATAIAEGFRAEGKKVLLIMDSLTRVAHAGREIGLALGEPASARGYPPSAIAMLPNLIERAGTDVKSGGSITAIYTVLADGDDGNDPVVDSARSILDGHIVLSRQLAERGVYPAIDLGPSVSRVMTDIAQPDHIAAARVLRRHLATYEENRDLVLMGAYRGGADPEIDAAIACHPAVMEFIRQDADSIVPMDDAVAELIGVFGDHGQ is encoded by the coding sequence ATGCTCAATCGCTTCGCCGCCGACTATCTCGAAAGCCTCGGTACCGCCGACTTCGCCCCCACCCCGAAGGTGTCGGGGCGTTTAGCGTCGTTCGACGGCTTACTGATGGAGGCGGTCGGCCTCAACCTGTCGGTCGGCACGGTGTGCCAGGTCGGTGCGGCGAACGGCGCCAAGGTCGAGGCCGAAGTGATCGGCTTTCGCAACGGGCGCACGCTGCTGATGAATCTGGGCGGCCCGGCCGCCTTGCTCCCGCAATCCTCGGTCCGCCCGATCGGCGCACCGGGCGCGGCCGAAGTCGGCAGCGCGCTACTCGGCCGCGTGGTCGATGGCGCGGGTAAGCCGATCGACGGGCTCGGCCCGATCCGTGGCGCGAAGCATTGGCCGCTTGCGGGAAAATTGCAGGGTCCGCTCGATCGCGGCCGCGTGCTGCAACCGATGGATGTCGGGGTGCGCGCGATCAACGGGCTGCTGACGATCGGCCAGGGCCAGCGCGTCGGTATCATGGCCGGATCGGGTGTCGGTAAATCGGTGTTGCTCGGCATGATCGTCCGCGCGGCGCAGGCCGATGTCGTGGTGATCGGGTTGATCGGTGAACGTAGCCGCGAAGTCGCGGATTTCCTCGAAACCAAGGTCGCTGGCGAGGCGCGCGCGCGTTCGGTCGTGGTCGCAGTGCCGGCCAATCATTCGCCGGTGCTCCGCATCCGCGGCGCTCTGCGCGCCACCGCGATCGCCGAGGGCTTCCGGGCCGAGGGCAAGAAGGTCCTGCTCATCATGGATTCGCTGACTCGCGTCGCGCATGCCGGTCGCGAGATTGGCCTGGCGCTCGGCGAGCCTGCCTCGGCGCGCGGCTATCCGCCCAGCGCGATCGCGATGCTGCCCAACCTCATCGAACGCGCCGGCACCGACGTTAAATCGGGCGGGTCCATCACCGCGATCTACACCGTGCTCGCCGACGGCGACGACGGCAACGATCCCGTGGTCGACAGCGCACGCTCGATTCTCGACGGCCATATCGTCCTTTCGCGCCAGCTCGCCGAGCGCGGCGTCTATCCGGCGATCGACCTCGGACCCTCCGTCAGCCGCGTGATGACCGACATCGCGCAGCCCGATCATATCGCGGCTGCGCGCGTTCTGCGCCGGCACCTCGCGACGTATGAAGAGAATCGCGATCTCGTCCTGATGGGCGCGTATCGCGGCGGGGCCGACCCCGAAATCGACGCGGCGATTGCCTGCCACCCGGCGGTCATGGAATTCATCCGCCAGGACGCTGACTCGATCGTGCCGATGGACGACGCCGTCGCCGAACTGATCGGCGTGTTCGGCGATCATGGCCAATAA
- the fliF gene encoding flagellar basal-body MS-ring/collar protein FliF encodes MATQLTPMPDTGTEPFANPVKQLNGMLAQPAVRRSLPMILMVGLIASAALAWFTLSTPTQKTLYSGLPDSDKSAVISALKAGGITGRLDESTDAVTVPEGDYAKARMLLAGQGLPKSAPAGYAILDNMPMGTSRAVEGERLRQARETELARSIEDIDAVSEARVHLAVPENTVFVRDNASPTASVVLKLVGGRSLSDAQVSSIINLVASSVPGMKPEGVTIVDQMGALLSKPDGPGAANDARIRFQNQVEQKYRDQLTTLLTPIVGAGNFTAEVSADVNLDDTSSTRESYDKAGALRAEQGNWTSKDGASTSPPPRGIPGALSNTPPGPTTVTTPPAQPAAGATPAAGATPTPAATPATGGGLADTSKASDEYARAYDLGKEVSVTRNAPGGLKRLSVAVVLRDVEGSKPRSPVELQQITDLVRSAVGADQTRNDQVTVISRKFVPPATVAGGPAFYESDWFSMVIRNVTAIVIAVLVLLFGVRPLSKVLLKKRDEANRGSRDLASLGIGAPAGGGRINAPVGIDALEGAQNFDDRLGTVRGFTRDNPARAALAVRDMIKADAR; translated from the coding sequence ATGGCCACACAACTCACCCCCATGCCCGACACGGGCACCGAGCCCTTCGCCAACCCGGTGAAGCAGTTGAACGGGATGCTCGCGCAGCCGGCGGTCCGCCGCAGCTTGCCGATGATCCTGATGGTCGGGCTGATCGCGTCCGCCGCGTTGGCGTGGTTCACGCTGTCGACGCCGACGCAGAAGACGTTGTACTCGGGGTTGCCCGACAGCGATAAGTCGGCGGTGATCAGCGCGCTCAAGGCCGGGGGCATCACCGGGCGGCTCGATGAATCGACCGACGCCGTGACCGTTCCCGAGGGCGACTATGCCAAAGCGCGGATGCTGCTCGCGGGGCAGGGACTGCCGAAGTCGGCGCCCGCCGGCTACGCGATCCTCGACAACATGCCGATGGGCACCAGCCGCGCGGTCGAGGGCGAACGCCTTCGCCAGGCGCGCGAGACCGAACTGGCGCGCTCGATCGAGGATATCGACGCGGTGTCCGAAGCGCGCGTGCATCTCGCCGTTCCTGAGAACACCGTGTTCGTCCGCGACAACGCATCCCCGACCGCCAGCGTTGTGCTGAAGCTGGTCGGCGGCCGCTCGCTGTCCGACGCGCAGGTGTCGTCGATCATCAATCTCGTCGCCTCGTCGGTGCCGGGGATGAAGCCTGAAGGTGTCACGATCGTCGACCAGATGGGCGCGCTGCTGTCGAAGCCTGATGGTCCTGGTGCCGCCAACGACGCCCGCATCCGGTTTCAGAACCAGGTCGAGCAAAAGTATCGCGACCAGCTGACCACGCTGCTGACGCCGATCGTAGGCGCGGGCAATTTCACCGCCGAAGTGTCGGCGGACGTCAATCTCGACGACACCAGCTCGACCCGCGAAAGCTACGACAAGGCTGGCGCGCTGCGTGCGGAACAGGGCAATTGGACCAGCAAGGACGGCGCATCCACGTCGCCGCCGCCGCGGGGCATCCCCGGCGCGCTGTCGAACACGCCTCCCGGACCGACCACGGTAACGACGCCGCCCGCGCAGCCCGCTGCCGGTGCCACGCCGGCCGCCGGCGCGACGCCGACGCCCGCGGCGACGCCCGCTACCGGTGGTGGCCTGGCCGATACCTCGAAGGCATCCGACGAATATGCCCGCGCCTACGACCTGGGCAAGGAAGTCTCGGTCACCCGTAACGCCCCTGGCGGCTTGAAGCGCCTGTCGGTGGCGGTGGTCCTGCGCGACGTCGAGGGATCGAAGCCGCGCTCGCCGGTCGAGTTGCAGCAGATCACCGATCTCGTCCGCTCGGCGGTCGGTGCAGACCAGACGCGCAACGACCAGGTGACCGTGATCAGCCGCAAGTTCGTGCCTCCCGCCACGGTCGCCGGTGGACCTGCCTTTTACGAGAGCGACTGGTTCTCGATGGTGATCCGCAACGTGACGGCGATCGTCATTGCGGTACTGGTGCTGCTCTTCGGGGTCCGCCCGCTGTCCAAGGTGCTGCTCAAGAAGCGCGACGAGGCCAATCGCGGCAGCCGCGACCTCGCGTCGCTCGGGATCGGCGCGCCGGCCGGCGGCGGGCGCATTAACGCCCCGGTCGGAATCGACGCCCTAGAAGGTGCGCAGAATTTCGACGACCGGCTCGGCACGGTGCGCGGCTTCACCCGCGACAACCCGGCCCGCGCCGCGCTCGCGGTACGTGACATGATCAAGGCGGACGCACGCTGA
- a CDS encoding flagellin, giving the protein MSVIGTNTAALRAGAASNGADVMLNQAMQRLSTGKRINSAKDDAAGLAISASMGAQIRSMNQAIRNANDGMSMAQTADGALGEISNMLQRVRELATQSASGTYSTADRTNMNAEVTALKTQMGSILTNTAFNGVKLFDGTAGTSGSVTIQAGAAATDTVTMSFASITTTTLGVNGSAVDTAANATTALGAVDSALTALNTARAGFGASQNQLQSVVNNVTTNVTNLSDARSRIEDADFSAESTNLAKAQILSQASTAMLAQANQNAQTVLKLLQ; this is encoded by the coding sequence ATGAGTGTTATCGGAACCAATACCGCCGCGCTTCGCGCCGGTGCCGCGTCGAACGGCGCGGACGTTATGCTGAACCAGGCGATGCAGCGTCTGTCGACCGGCAAGCGCATCAACTCGGCCAAGGACGACGCCGCCGGCCTCGCCATCTCGGCGTCGATGGGCGCGCAGATCCGTTCGATGAACCAGGCGATCCGCAACGCCAATGACGGCATGTCGATGGCGCAGACCGCCGACGGCGCGCTGGGCGAAATCAGCAACATGCTGCAGCGTGTTCGCGAACTGGCCACGCAGTCGGCTTCGGGCACCTACTCGACCGCCGACCGCACCAACATGAACGCGGAAGTCACCGCGCTGAAGACGCAGATGGGCAGCATCCTGACCAACACCGCGTTCAACGGCGTGAAGCTGTTCGACGGCACCGCCGGCACCTCGGGCTCGGTCACGATCCAGGCCGGTGCGGCTGCTACCGACACGGTGACGATGTCGTTCGCGTCGATCACGACGACGACGCTGGGCGTCAACGGCTCGGCGGTCGATACGGCTGCCAACGCAACGACGGCGCTGGGCGCGGTCGATAGCGCGCTGACCGCGCTGAATACTGCCCGCGCCGGTTTCGGTGCGTCGCAGAACCAGCTGCAGTCGGTGGTCAACAACGTCACGACCAACGTCACCAACCTGAGCGACGCGCGTAGCCGCATCGAAGACGCCGACTTCTCGGCCGAATCGACGAACCTCGCCAAGGCGCAGATCCTGAGCCAGGCGTCGACCGCGATGCTCGCCCAGGCGAACCAGAACGCCCAGACCGTCCTCAAGCTGCTCCAGTAA
- a CDS encoding PEPxxWA-CTERM sorting domain-containing protein → MKKLLFGTAAAVLAFVSVPASAGDFIFNFTATGISGSGTFTTQNTPNSSGGYLITNTTGTVTVGANTFSITGPTNYAAASNLLYAFQTPLLDFDGTSFALSNPAATDVNLYYLGGYRYIRTGMSGNQALTSFTVTPATAAVPEPATWAMMIMGFGLVGGAMRRRSVRVAFA, encoded by the coding sequence ATGAAAAAGTTGCTTTTCGGCACCGCCGCGGCGGTGCTTGCGTTCGTTTCGGTTCCGGCATCGGCCGGCGATTTCATCTTCAACTTCACCGCGACCGGCATCAGCGGCAGCGGCACGTTCACGACGCAGAACACGCCGAACAGCAGCGGCGGGTATCTGATCACCAACACCACCGGTACCGTCACGGTCGGCGCGAATACGTTCAGCATCACCGGTCCGACGAACTATGCCGCGGCGAGCAATCTGCTCTACGCGTTCCAGACGCCGCTGCTCGACTTCGACGGGACCAGCTTCGCGCTGTCGAACCCCGCCGCGACCGACGTCAACCTCTATTACCTGGGCGGCTATCGCTACATCCGCACCGGGATGAGCGGCAATCAGGCGCTGACCTCGTTCACCGTCACGCCCGCGACGGCGGCGGTTCCCGAGCCGGCCACCTGGGCGATGATGATCATGGGCTTCGGCCTGGTCGGTGGCGCGATGCGCCGCCGCAGCGTCCGCGTCGCGTTCGCCTGA
- the fliG gene encoding flagellar motor switch protein FliG, whose amino-acid sequence MNAPFRSYSGVERAAVLMMLVGEEEAASILQKLDPEEVRQLGKAMFAVADVGEDQVGDVLDDFVGRARDRTGIAFDPKPIIETVMTKALGQEKADSVLARITPPEAACQIDLLDWMEAGEIAAMIEKEHPQIAAVVIANLDPTIAGQVLEMLPDAVQPDILHRVARLGPITPEAIDTLRTMLAGRTKAATQSAGVTIGGTREAAKILSGARKTTEQRVMPKLFKLDRDIAKQIEEALFVFENLLDLDDKNLGTLIRNIDSDVLTRALKGVDEEIRNRFLGCMSARAADGIRDEMEARGPMKLAEVLEAQKIIIQQARALAKDGTIMMGGDDDYV is encoded by the coding sequence ATGAACGCTCCTTTCCGCTCCTATTCCGGTGTCGAGCGCGCCGCCGTCCTGATGATGCTGGTCGGCGAGGAGGAGGCGGCGAGCATCCTCCAGAAGCTCGATCCCGAGGAAGTGCGCCAACTTGGCAAGGCGATGTTCGCGGTCGCGGACGTCGGCGAGGACCAGGTCGGCGACGTGCTCGACGATTTCGTCGGCCGCGCGCGTGATCGTACCGGTATCGCGTTCGATCCCAAGCCGATCATCGAAACGGTGATGACCAAGGCGCTCGGCCAGGAAAAGGCCGACAGCGTCCTCGCGCGCATCACTCCGCCTGAAGCTGCGTGCCAGATCGACCTGCTCGACTGGATGGAAGCCGGCGAGATCGCGGCGATGATCGAAAAGGAGCACCCGCAGATCGCCGCGGTGGTGATCGCGAACCTAGATCCGACGATCGCCGGCCAGGTACTCGAAATGCTGCCCGATGCGGTGCAGCCCGACATCCTCCACCGCGTCGCGCGGCTGGGGCCGATAACGCCCGAAGCGATCGACACGCTGCGCACGATGCTGGCCGGCCGCACCAAGGCGGCTACGCAGTCGGCTGGCGTCACGATCGGCGGCACGCGCGAGGCGGCTAAGATCCTGTCGGGCGCACGCAAGACCACCGAGCAGCGGGTCATGCCCAAGCTGTTCAAGCTCGACCGCGACATCGCGAAGCAGATCGAGGAAGCGTTGTTCGTGTTCGAGAATCTGCTCGACCTGGACGACAAGAATTTGGGTACGCTGATCCGCAACATCGACAGCGACGTACTGACGCGCGCGCTGAAGGGCGTGGACGAGGAAATCCGCAACCGCTTCCTGGGCTGCATGTCGGCGCGCGCCGCCGACGGCATTCGCGACGAGATGGAAGCGCGCGGCCCGATGAAGCTCGCCGAAGTGCTCGAAGCGCAGAAGATCATCATTCAGCAGGCACGTGCGCTGGCGAAGGACGGTACGATCATGATGGGCGGCGACGACGATTATGTCTGA
- a CDS encoding flagellar hook-length control protein FliK produces the protein MSALTSPAASSIALPAPAAPPSANASHAPSSGGFCEVMNDKKFKPAAKESAGDDKGQDDAATGKDLPEKDKDVDPALAWLFGPPTVLPPIPAPKPPIGPDISVVSDGSIPEGLAPISGQKIADVIPAVIEPPVTIDTPVADLPVAKPTNDAPVTPQPIKLPLLQPAKTPLPTPVSLNPTPAPSVAALPALFALSMTDRMKRDDDSISSLTPTTASSLSQPTTTLPVAPMGDAQRQTLDMGRQDWPQKMIDHIEALRDNANANDTSIRLKPEALGRVDIALRTHTDGAISVRFTAEQPNTRTMLVDATPQLSAAAEARGIRLSGTSVDLSGQGDQRPHPQAERTQPISNRLATTRGDDNQAVEDGRIA, from the coding sequence ATGTCAGCTCTGACCAGTCCTGCTGCCAGTTCGATCGCGCTGCCCGCACCGGCCGCGCCGCCCTCGGCGAACGCCTCTCATGCGCCCAGTTCGGGCGGCTTTTGCGAGGTGATGAACGACAAGAAGTTTAAGCCGGCGGCCAAGGAGTCCGCGGGCGACGACAAGGGGCAAGACGATGCCGCCACCGGCAAAGATTTGCCGGAAAAGGACAAGGACGTGGATCCCGCGCTCGCCTGGCTGTTCGGCCCGCCGACAGTCTTGCCGCCGATCCCGGCGCCGAAGCCACCGATCGGACCTGACATTTCGGTCGTGTCGGACGGCAGCATCCCGGAAGGCTTGGCACCCATCTCCGGCCAAAAGATCGCCGACGTGATCCCGGCCGTAATCGAACCGCCGGTTACCATCGACACACCGGTTGCCGACTTGCCGGTCGCCAAGCCGACGAACGACGCTCCCGTCACGCCGCAGCCGATCAAGCTGCCGTTGCTGCAGCCCGCGAAGACGCCGCTGCCGACGCCGGTGTCGCTCAATCCGACACCGGCACCGTCCGTCGCCGCGCTGCCCGCGCTCTTCGCGCTGTCGATGACCGACCGGATGAAGCGCGACGACGATTCGATCTCGTCGCTGACTCCGACTACCGCTTCCTCGCTCTCGCAGCCGACCACTACCCTGCCGGTCGCGCCGATGGGCGACGCGCAGCGCCAGACGCTCGACATGGGACGCCAGGACTGGCCGCAGAAGATGATCGATCACATTGAGGCGCTGCGGGACAACGCGAACGCCAACGACACGTCGATCCGCTTGAAGCCCGAAGCGCTAGGCCGCGTCGATATCGCGCTGCGCACGCACACCGACGGCGCGATCAGCGTGCGGTTCACCGCCGAGCAGCCGAACACGCGCACGATGCTGGTCGATGCCACGCCGCAGCTCTCCGCCGCCGCCGAAGCGCGCGGTATCCGTCTGTCGGGCACCAGCGTCGATCTGAGCGGGCAGGGCGATCAGCGCCCGCATCCGCAGGCCGAGCGCACCCAGCCCATCTCCAACCGCCTCGCGACGACGCGCGGCGACGACAACCAGGCCGTCGAAGACGGCCGCATCGCTTAA